The Gemmatimonadota bacterium nucleotide sequence AGGGCCCGGCGAGCTTCGCGGACCGTGGGACTTCGCCGTCACGCCTGACGGACGCACTATCATCCACGATGCGGCTGATGGCGCGTTCGTGATCTTCGCTCCCGACGGGTTATTCGAACGACAGGTTTCCACGAGTGGTGGCTTCGAAGCCCTCGCCGCCGGCGGCAGTTTCAGTTTTTCGGGGGTATCAGTGGGTCGGTTTCGCGCCCTTGGGGAGGGCGACGAGGTCGTTGCGTTCTCGGGTCGAAAGGTGACCCGCTGGAACGTCTCCGGTCAAGATGCCGAGAGCGCGGTCGTGCTCGAGGGCTGGGAGCCGCCGCCGGCGCCAAGGCGCGAAGTTCCCCAGGGCCAGTTGTCGGAAGGGGTCAGCGTGAACTTACAGGTCGAGAGAGCGTTCACGCCGGGCATGTATGCCACTTCGTTCGCGGACGGCCGCATCGCCTATTCCGACTCATCCGACTACGAGATCCGGTTGGCAGGGCCCGACGGGGAGATCTTTCGCGTTTTCCGTCGGGCCATAGCGTCCGAGACCGTCACGGAGGAGGTGATGGCCAACGAACGGGAAAGGAGAGAGCGACCAGAACGAGCACCGAAAAGCAGCTTTTCGATTGTGATGAACGGGGTGGACGTTGGTGGATTGATGCAGCAGTGGGAAGCGGATCCCAAAAACCTCGTCTTCTGGCCGGAGGTCCCGGTGTTGAGGGGCATCCGATCGAGCTGGGAAGGACTGCTCTGGATCCGCCGCAGGGGTGATAAACCTCACGAAATCGACGGACCCATCGACATCGTCCACCTTGCCGACGGCTACGTCGGCACTCTCGAAGGGGGCACCCCGTTGCCCGACGCGTTCGGACCGGACGGCATCGTCGCCTACATCGAGATGGACGAGTACGACGCACAGCGAGTGGTGGTAAGGAGGCTGCCGGAGGCGGTGCGCTGACTCCGACTCCCGGTTCGGGCGCCTGACCGCACCTCGCTTCCGCCGACACCGTTCGCATGCTCACCCGGATCGTGAAAAGATCCGCATGATGCCGAACATGGCCGCGAATTCCATGGAACCGGAACGCATTGGCGGCGGTGGAGCTCCCTCCAACGCACTCGTTGTCGAACTCGACGCCTACCATGGACCTCTGGGCCTCCTGCTCCATCTGATCCGATCCCAGGATCTGGACATTTTCGACATCCCGGTCGCGGGGATCACCGCCCAGTTCCTCGAGGTCGTCCACGGAAGCGGTGCGCTGCAGCTCGACGAGGCTGGCGAGTTCATGGAGACCGCCGCCATGCTCCTCCGCATCAAGTCGCAGATGTTGCTGCCCGACCCCGACGAGACCGACTTCGAGGACCCGAGGGCGGAACTGGTTCGACGCCTCTTGGAGTACGAGCAGATGCGGGA carries:
- a CDS encoding 6-bladed beta-propeller; translated protein: AASALTSSPAVHVPASPAQEVVDLPDEDRLLAFETEELFSVGGFEATGWDAFGDVEGVAFDDSGHLYIFDGQVARMFVLDRDGRLVRDFGRQGEGPGELRGPWDFAVTPDGRTIIHDAADGAFVIFAPDGLFERQVSTSGGFEALAAGGSFSFSGVSVGRFRALGEGDEVVAFSGRKVTRWNVSGQDAESAVVLEGWEPPPAPRREVPQGQLSEGVSVNLQVERAFTPGMYATSFADGRIAYSDSSDYEIRLAGPDGEIFRVFRRAIASETVTEEVMANERERRERPERAPKSSFSIVMNGVDVGGLMQQWEADPKNLVFWPEVPVLRGIRSSWEGLLWIRRRGDKPHEIDGPIDIVHLADGYVGTLEGGTPLPDAFGPDGIVAYIEMDEYDAQRVVVRRLPEAVR